A genomic region of Rhipicephalus sanguineus isolate Rsan-2018 chromosome 3, BIME_Rsan_1.4, whole genome shotgun sequence contains the following coding sequences:
- the LOC125757763 gene encoding uncharacterized protein LOC125757763 — translation MALSTLKVNSDVIKAVKGASRRYAERLAAEERPSKRMRIDAEQSSPNVELTNDQAKKEVAEAERMIKNVDLLIQRGMKLKNFSDIESGRAVLAQARKKMAECMPHLHAEKKGKKA, via the exons ATGGCACTATCCACTCTCAAAG TCAATTCCGATGTCATCAAGGCTGTCAAGGGGGCATCAAGACGGTATGCGGAGCGCCTTGCAGCTGAAGAGCGACCATCAAAGCGTATGCGTATAGATGCAGAGCAAAGTTCACCGAATGTGGAACTTACCAATGACCAAGCCAAAAAGGAAGTGGCTGAGGCAGAACGGATGATTAAAAATGTTGACTTGTTGATTCAGCGGGGCATGAAGTTGAAGAACTTCTCTGACATCGAGAGTGGGCGAGCAGTGCTTGCTCAAGCACGAAAAAAGATGGCCGAGTGTATGCCACACTTGCATGCggagaaaaaagggaagaaagcttAG